A genome region from Arthrobacter sp. SLBN-100 includes the following:
- the sdhC gene encoding succinate dehydrogenase, cytochrome b556 subunit, producing MPTKPAGTLYRGREGMWSWVGHRITGVVIFFFLLVHVLDTSLVRVSPEAYTAVIGAYKNPLMALGETGLVAAIVFHAFNGLRIIAVDFWKKGPKYQRQMLWAVLGLWLVTMVAFSIRHLSLALGGL from the coding sequence GTGCCGACAAAACCAGCTGGCACCTTGTACCGCGGCCGTGAAGGCATGTGGTCCTGGGTAGGACACCGTATTACCGGTGTAGTGATCTTTTTCTTCTTGTTGGTCCACGTTCTGGACACCTCCTTGGTGCGTGTCTCTCCCGAGGCCTACACCGCGGTGATCGGTGCCTATAAGAACCCGCTCATGGCCCTGGGCGAGACCGGCCTTGTTGCGGCCATCGTCTTCCACGCCTTCAACGGCCTGCGCATCATCGCCGTGGACTTCTGGAAGAAGGGTCCCAAGTACCAGCGCCAGATGCTCTGGGCAGTCCTTGGCCTGTGGCTGGTCACCATGGTTGCCTTCTCCATCCGCCACCTGTCCCTCGCGCTCGGAGGTCTCTAA
- a CDS encoding mannose-1-phosphate guanylyltransferase: MSTDKVTSPVSPLDRFIAVIPAGGVGTRLWPLSRAAAPKFLHDLTGSGSTLLRATYDRLHPLAGTRVLVVTGKAHRDAVCRQLPELQDADLVLESEPKDSGAAIGLAAAILHERDPDTIMGSFAADQVISPDSLFQQAVREAIHTAAAGKIVTIGIKPTHPSTGFGYIRSGQDLHIDGAPSAQDVVEFVEKPDEEVAQQYVDSGNYVWNAGMFVAPVALLLKHLEANQPVLFQGLQEIARAWDTPARDEVTARVWPTLPKIAIDYAVAEPAAEAGDVAVVPGSFRWDDVGDFASVGRLNSAKEVDDVTVLGEGARVFTENSSGVVVTDTKRVIALIGIQDVVIVDTPDALLVTTMANSQRVKAAVDALKASGDTDVL; this comes from the coding sequence ATGAGTACAGACAAAGTGACAAGCCCCGTTTCACCCCTTGACCGCTTCATTGCGGTGATCCCGGCCGGCGGCGTAGGGACCCGCCTTTGGCCCCTGTCGCGAGCCGCAGCTCCTAAGTTCCTTCACGACCTCACCGGCTCGGGCAGTACATTGCTGCGCGCCACCTATGACCGGCTGCACCCGCTGGCCGGCACCCGGGTGCTGGTAGTTACCGGGAAGGCACACCGTGATGCGGTGTGCCGCCAGCTTCCGGAACTCCAGGACGCGGACCTGGTCCTGGAGTCCGAGCCCAAGGATTCCGGCGCGGCCATCGGCCTTGCCGCCGCCATCCTGCACGAACGCGATCCGGACACCATCATGGGTTCCTTCGCTGCGGACCAGGTGATCAGCCCGGACAGCCTCTTCCAGCAGGCCGTCCGCGAAGCGATCCACACCGCCGCCGCCGGCAAGATTGTCACCATAGGCATTAAGCCCACCCACCCCTCCACAGGGTTCGGCTACATCCGATCCGGGCAGGACCTGCACATCGACGGCGCTCCCAGCGCCCAGGACGTGGTGGAGTTCGTCGAAAAGCCGGACGAGGAAGTGGCCCAGCAGTACGTTGACAGCGGCAACTACGTGTGGAACGCCGGCATGTTCGTCGCCCCGGTTGCCCTCCTGCTCAAGCACCTTGAGGCCAACCAGCCCGTGCTGTTCCAGGGCCTGCAGGAAATCGCGCGCGCCTGGGACACCCCCGCCCGCGACGAGGTCACTGCCCGTGTCTGGCCCACCCTGCCCAAGATCGCCATCGACTATGCAGTCGCTGAACCTGCCGCCGAAGCCGGGGACGTCGCCGTCGTGCCCGGCTCCTTCCGCTGGGACGACGTGGGCGACTTCGCTTCCGTGGGCCGGCTCAACAGCGCCAAGGAAGTGGATGACGTCACCGTACTCGGCGAGGGTGCGCGCGTGTTCACCGAGAACTCCAGCGGCGTGGTGGTGACCGACACCAAGCGCGTGATTGCCCTGATCGGGATCCAGGACGTTGTCATTGTGGATACCCCGGATGCCCTGCTGGTGACCACCATGGCCAATTCGCAGCGTGTCAAAGCCGCCGTCGACGCCTTGAAAGCGAGCGGGGACACGGACGTTCTGTAG
- a CDS encoding amidohydrolase produces the protein MRNYTTEAEPTALVAPWLEPLLPELIDFRRDLHAHPELSFKEFRTTDKLAERLEAAGLSPRRLEGTGLTVDVGEGPIATALRGDIDALPIIEETGLPFASKNHGVTHACGHDVHTTTMLGIALVLHRMHQEEPLGATVRIIFQPAEETMPGGAHSCIEQGVLDGVPRILALHCDPRIEVGKIGTRIGAITSASDTIRIELSGRGGHTSRPHLTEDLVFALAQIAVNVPAVLSRRVDVRSGVSVVWGQISAGSAPNAIPGTGYMAGTMRCLDREAWHAAGELLDEVVHQVAAPYGVDVRLEHTRGVPPVVNSEHETAIIEASARAEIGESAVVLTPQSMGGEDFAWFLAELPGAMMRLGTKTPGGEEYDLHRGDYILDERALGLGVRVLTAAALRTIRDL, from the coding sequence GTGCGCAATTACACTACGGAAGCCGAGCCCACCGCACTGGTGGCACCCTGGCTTGAGCCGCTCCTGCCGGAACTGATCGATTTCCGCCGGGACCTGCATGCGCATCCGGAACTGTCCTTCAAGGAATTCCGCACTACGGACAAGCTGGCCGAGCGGCTCGAAGCCGCAGGCCTCAGCCCCCGGCGGCTGGAGGGCACGGGGCTCACGGTGGATGTGGGGGAGGGGCCCATCGCCACGGCCCTGCGCGGAGACATTGATGCGCTGCCCATCATTGAGGAGACGGGCCTGCCTTTCGCCTCGAAGAACCACGGCGTGACGCACGCCTGCGGCCACGACGTCCACACCACTACCATGCTGGGCATCGCCCTGGTGCTGCACCGTATGCACCAGGAGGAACCGCTTGGGGCCACCGTCCGCATCATCTTCCAGCCCGCCGAGGAAACGATGCCCGGCGGGGCCCACTCCTGCATCGAGCAGGGTGTCCTGGACGGGGTTCCCCGCATCCTGGCCCTGCACTGTGATCCGCGCATCGAAGTGGGCAAGATCGGTACCCGGATCGGCGCCATCACGTCGGCCTCGGACACCATCCGGATCGAGCTTTCGGGCCGCGGCGGCCACACCTCACGCCCGCACCTGACCGAGGACCTGGTGTTCGCCCTGGCCCAGATTGCCGTGAATGTGCCTGCCGTCCTGTCCCGCCGGGTGGATGTCCGGAGCGGGGTTTCGGTGGTGTGGGGCCAGATCTCGGCCGGCTCGGCTCCGAACGCGATTCCCGGAACCGGCTACATGGCCGGAACCATGCGGTGCCTGGACCGCGAAGCGTGGCACGCCGCGGGCGAACTGCTGGATGAAGTGGTGCACCAGGTGGCAGCCCCCTACGGCGTGGATGTGCGTTTGGAGCACACCCGGGGAGTGCCGCCGGTGGTGAACTCTGAACACGAGACGGCGATCATCGAGGCCTCCGCACGGGCGGAGATCGGCGAAAGCGCCGTGGTGCTGACCCCGCAGTCGATGGGCGGGGAGGACTTCGCCTGGTTCCTCGCGGAGCTACCGGGCGCCATGATGAGGCTTGGCACCAAAACTCCCGGCGGCGAGGAATACGATCTCCACCGGGGCGACTACATCCTGGACGAACGGGCCCTGGGCCTTGGCGTCCGGGTCCTCACTGCTGCGGCCCTGCGCACCATCCGCGACCTTTAG
- a CDS encoding MarR family winged helix-turn-helix transcriptional regulator, with the protein MTDAPRLNRQVCFALYSASRAATAVYRPVLEGLGLTYPQYLVMLVLWESEPRGVKELGEELGLDSGTLSPLLKRLESMGLVERRRSGEDERRVAIHLAPAGRELSGKAGAIPQRLADAAGLTAQELDQLRDTLGRLTAALHNTL; encoded by the coding sequence ATGACAGATGCTCCGCGGCTGAACCGCCAGGTGTGCTTTGCGCTCTACTCCGCATCCCGTGCCGCCACTGCGGTCTACCGACCGGTCCTCGAAGGGCTGGGCCTCACCTATCCGCAGTACCTGGTGATGCTGGTGCTGTGGGAAAGCGAGCCGCGCGGCGTGAAAGAACTGGGCGAAGAGCTCGGACTGGACTCGGGCACCCTGTCGCCCCTGCTCAAGCGCCTGGAATCGATGGGGCTGGTGGAGCGCCGGCGGTCCGGAGAGGACGAGCGCCGGGTCGCCATCCACCTGGCGCCGGCCGGCCGGGAGCTGAGCGGGAAGGCCGGCGCCATCCCGCAGCGGCTCGCGGACGCCGCGGGGCTGACAGCCCAAGAACTTGACCAGCTGCGCGACACCCTGGGCCGCCTGACCGCAGCCCTGCACAACACGCTCTGA
- a CDS encoding organic hydroperoxide resistance protein: MKSLYTAEALASGEGRDGNARTNDGKLDVTLASPLELGGTGEGTNPEQLFAAGYAACFHSALRLVGRKERADLTDSAVAAKVHLGQLDTAGFGLAAELEIALPALDLATAEALVAKAHEICPYSNATRGNITVDIKILEYAA; this comes from the coding sequence GTGAAATCCCTTTACACTGCCGAGGCGCTTGCCTCGGGCGAAGGCCGCGACGGCAATGCACGGACCAACGACGGTAAACTGGACGTCACCCTCGCCAGCCCCCTTGAGCTTGGCGGAACCGGCGAAGGCACCAACCCCGAACAGCTTTTCGCTGCCGGCTACGCCGCCTGCTTCCACTCCGCCCTCCGCTTGGTGGGCCGCAAGGAACGCGCGGACCTGACCGATTCGGCAGTGGCCGCCAAGGTGCACCTCGGACAGCTGGACACCGCCGGTTTCGGGCTGGCCGCCGAACTTGAGATCGCCCTGCCGGCACTGGACCTGGCCACCGCGGAGGCGTTGGTGGCCAAGGCCCATGAAATCTGCCCCTACTCCAACGCCACCCGCGGCAACATCACCGTGGACATCAAAATCCTGGAGTACGCCGCATGA
- a CDS encoding NADP-dependent oxidoreductase: MSHAPLPVTTREIQLASRPKGRPVPENFRLAESRLPELQDGQILVRNLFMSVDPYMRGRMNDVKSYSAPFALDKALDGGAVGEVLASRSERHQEGDVVVHPLGWREYAVVDAAAATPARTDLAPASAFLGALGMTGLTAYAGLLKVAEFKAGDAVFVSGAAGAVGSLVGQIAKAMGASRVIGSAGTPAKVARLLELGFDAAFDYHDGPVLEQLQKAAGPAGIDVYFDNVGGEHLEAALATLNVGGRVAMCGAIAQYNSTEPTPAPHNLMLAIGKQLTLKGFLVGGQRQHAAEFAEKMAGWLADGTVRYDETIVDGLEKAPRAFMDLLDGANTGKMLVRL, encoded by the coding sequence ATGAGCCATGCACCTCTTCCCGTCACCACCCGCGAAATCCAGCTGGCTTCCCGACCGAAGGGCCGCCCGGTCCCGGAGAACTTCCGGCTTGCCGAGTCCCGGCTGCCGGAACTCCAGGACGGCCAGATCCTGGTCCGCAACCTCTTTATGTCCGTCGATCCCTACATGCGGGGGCGCATGAATGACGTCAAGTCCTACTCCGCACCCTTCGCTTTGGATAAAGCGCTCGACGGCGGTGCCGTGGGGGAGGTGCTTGCCTCCCGTTCGGAGCGCCATCAGGAAGGTGACGTTGTGGTGCACCCCCTGGGCTGGCGCGAATACGCAGTGGTGGACGCTGCCGCAGCCACGCCCGCACGCACCGACCTCGCCCCCGCGTCCGCTTTCCTCGGTGCGTTGGGCATGACGGGGCTGACGGCATACGCCGGCCTGCTCAAGGTCGCAGAGTTCAAAGCCGGCGACGCCGTGTTCGTCTCGGGCGCGGCCGGCGCCGTGGGCTCACTGGTGGGCCAGATCGCCAAGGCCATGGGTGCGTCCCGCGTGATTGGTTCAGCGGGCACCCCTGCCAAGGTGGCCAGGCTGCTGGAACTCGGCTTTGACGCTGCCTTCGACTACCACGACGGGCCTGTCCTGGAGCAGCTGCAGAAGGCAGCCGGGCCAGCCGGCATCGATGTCTACTTCGACAATGTGGGCGGCGAACACCTTGAGGCCGCCCTGGCCACGCTCAACGTCGGCGGCCGAGTGGCGATGTGCGGCGCCATTGCCCAATACAACTCCACCGAGCCAACACCCGCACCACACAACCTGATGCTCGCCATCGGCAAGCAGCTCACCCTCAAGGGCTTCCTGGTGGGCGGCCAGCGGCAGCACGCTGCGGAGTTCGCCGAGAAGATGGCCGGCTGGCTCGCTGACGGCACGGTCCGCTACGACGAGACCATCGTGGACGGGCTCGAGAAAGCCCCGCGGGCCTTTATGGACCTGCTCGACGGCGCCAACACCGGCAAGATGCTGGTCCGCCTCTGA
- a CDS encoding BMP family lipoprotein, with amino-acid sequence MKKSLRAHIKRGSTAGLATVSASALLLTACGAAPEAGSTSSAGASDYTGCIVSDSGGFDDQSFNQSSYEGLKKNEKDLGIKVNQAESKTNNDFEPNLRAMVTAGCDLTLTVGFLLGDATKQQAEANPDKHFAIIDFAYDTPVANVKPIIYDTAQAAFLAGYLAAGTTKTGKVATFGGKNIPTVTIFMDGFADGVKYYNKQKGKDVQLLGWNKEAQDGTFTGDFEKQDVGKQVTQNFLDQGADIVLPVAGSTSKGAGAALKDAKAAGKDVKLIWVDSDGYLTAPDYKDIMLSSVIKTMDEAVEAVVKDDTEGKFSNTPYVGTLANDGVQLAPFHDLDSQVPAELKSELEQIKKDIVDGKLKVESKASPKY; translated from the coding sequence TTGAAGAAATCACTGCGTGCACACATCAAGCGCGGTTCAACGGCCGGCCTGGCTACCGTCAGCGCCTCCGCCCTTCTGTTGACCGCCTGCGGCGCAGCCCCTGAAGCCGGAAGCACCTCGTCAGCCGGGGCCAGCGACTACACCGGCTGCATCGTCTCCGACTCCGGCGGATTCGATGACCAGTCCTTCAACCAGTCCTCCTACGAAGGGCTGAAGAAGAATGAGAAGGACCTGGGGATCAAAGTCAACCAGGCGGAGTCCAAAACCAACAACGACTTCGAACCGAACCTGCGCGCCATGGTCACCGCGGGCTGCGACCTCACCCTCACGGTGGGCTTCCTTCTCGGCGACGCCACCAAGCAGCAGGCAGAAGCCAACCCCGACAAACATTTCGCCATCATCGACTTCGCATACGACACCCCGGTCGCGAACGTCAAGCCGATCATCTACGACACCGCGCAGGCAGCCTTCCTAGCCGGCTACCTCGCGGCAGGCACCACCAAAACCGGGAAAGTGGCCACCTTCGGTGGCAAGAACATCCCCACGGTCACCATCTTCATGGATGGCTTCGCTGACGGCGTGAAGTACTACAACAAGCAGAAGGGCAAGGACGTCCAACTCCTTGGCTGGAACAAGGAGGCCCAGGACGGGACGTTCACCGGCGACTTCGAAAAGCAGGACGTGGGCAAGCAGGTCACCCAGAACTTCCTGGACCAGGGCGCCGATATCGTGCTGCCCGTCGCCGGGTCGACCAGCAAGGGCGCGGGGGCGGCGCTGAAGGATGCCAAGGCCGCCGGCAAGGACGTCAAGCTGATCTGGGTCGACTCCGACGGCTACCTGACCGCCCCTGACTACAAGGACATTATGCTGTCGTCCGTCATAAAGACGATGGACGAGGCCGTGGAGGCCGTGGTCAAGGATGACACGGAAGGAAAGTTCAGCAACACGCCCTACGTTGGCACCCTGGCCAACGACGGTGTGCAGTTGGCCCCCTTCCACGATCTCGATTCGCAGGTCCCTGCCGAGCTCAAGTCCGAGCTGGAGCAGATCAAGAAGGACATTGTGGACGGCAAGCTGAAAGTCGAGTCCAAGGCAAGCCCGAAGTACTGA
- a CDS encoding ABC transporter ATP-binding protein translates to MKLELRGITKRFGTLLANDHIDVVVEPGQIHCLLGENGAGKSTLMNVLYGLYEPSGGEILVDGKAVSFRGPGDAMASGIGMVHQHFMLVPVFTVAENVALGAEPTKAGGFLNLDETRRRIKEISDQYGFDVDPDALVEDLPVGVQQRVEIIKALVRNAKVLILDEPTAVLTPQETDELLDIMRQLKAGGTSIVFISHKLREVKEVSDTITVIRHGKVVGTADSGTPIAELASMMVGRAVSLNLDKAPAQPKEKTFEVRDLTVIAPNGHHVVNGLSFDIARGEILAVAGVQGNGQTELTEAILGLQDRVSGSIRLDGKELLGRSVKEVLKAGVGFVPEDRKVDGLVGTFSVAENLVLDLYDKPPFAKGISMSPAKILENAKERIGEFDVRTPSAVAAAGTLSGGNQQKVVMARELSRPLRLFIASQPTRGVDVGSIEFLHRRIVAERDQGTPVMIISTELDEVMELADRIAVLYKGKLVGIVPAGTGRDVLGLMMAGIPPEEHARTSAQGSGQASTASATASTSDAEGGENV, encoded by the coding sequence TTGAAACTTGAACTCAGAGGGATCACTAAACGCTTCGGGACCCTGCTCGCCAACGATCACATCGATGTGGTGGTTGAACCCGGGCAGATCCACTGCCTGCTGGGGGAGAACGGGGCCGGAAAATCCACCCTCATGAATGTGCTGTACGGCCTTTATGAGCCGTCCGGGGGTGAAATCCTCGTTGATGGCAAGGCTGTTTCCTTCCGCGGCCCCGGTGACGCCATGGCCTCCGGAATCGGCATGGTGCACCAGCACTTTATGCTGGTCCCCGTCTTCACCGTTGCCGAGAACGTGGCCCTCGGGGCCGAACCCACCAAGGCCGGCGGTTTCCTCAACCTGGATGAGACACGGCGCCGGATCAAGGAGATCTCGGACCAGTACGGCTTCGATGTCGATCCCGACGCCCTGGTGGAGGACCTGCCGGTGGGCGTCCAGCAGCGCGTGGAAATCATCAAGGCGCTGGTCCGGAACGCCAAGGTCCTGATCCTGGACGAACCCACTGCTGTGCTGACGCCCCAGGAAACGGACGAACTGCTGGACATCATGCGCCAGCTTAAGGCCGGCGGGACGTCCATTGTCTTTATTTCGCACAAGCTGCGGGAAGTGAAGGAAGTCTCGGATACCATCACGGTGATCCGGCACGGAAAGGTGGTGGGCACGGCCGATTCCGGCACCCCCATCGCAGAGCTCGCCTCCATGATGGTGGGCCGCGCCGTCAGCCTGAACCTGGACAAGGCGCCCGCCCAGCCGAAGGAAAAGACCTTCGAAGTCCGCGACCTGACCGTCATCGCCCCCAACGGCCACCACGTGGTAAACGGCCTCAGCTTTGACATTGCCCGCGGCGAAATCCTGGCAGTGGCCGGTGTGCAGGGCAACGGCCAGACCGAACTCACCGAGGCGATCCTCGGCCTCCAGGACCGTGTTTCGGGTTCCATCAGGCTCGACGGCAAGGAGCTGCTCGGCCGGTCGGTCAAGGAAGTCCTGAAGGCCGGCGTCGGATTCGTGCCGGAAGACCGCAAGGTGGACGGGCTGGTGGGCACTTTCTCGGTGGCCGAGAACCTGGTCCTGGACCTCTATGACAAGCCCCCGTTCGCGAAGGGCATCAGCATGAGCCCGGCGAAGATTCTGGAGAACGCCAAGGAGCGCATCGGCGAATTCGACGTGCGGACGCCGTCGGCGGTTGCCGCCGCCGGTACCCTCTCCGGCGGCAACCAGCAGAAAGTGGTGATGGCGCGCGAGCTGTCCCGCCCGCTGCGCCTGTTCATCGCCTCCCAGCCCACCCGCGGCGTGGACGTGGGCTCCATTGAGTTCCTGCACCGCCGGATCGTGGCCGAGCGCGACCAGGGGACGCCGGTAATGATCATCTCGACGGAGCTGGACGAGGTGATGGAACTGGCCGACCGCATTGCAGTGCTTTACAAAGGCAAGCTGGTGGGCATTGTGCCGGCCGGCACCGGCCGTGACGTCCTGGGCCTCATGATGGCGGGAATCCCGCCGGAGGAACACGCCCGCACGTCGGCCCAGGGCTCGGGCCAGGCCTCCACAGCTTCTGCCACGGCCTCCACTTCCGACGCCGAAGGAGGCGAGAATGTCTGA
- a CDS encoding ABC transporter permease, producing the protein MSDKHPPRHAAGEPAPEAREAAPAEDLTAAVVSVDTAGGAMEPSAVPATAQSGQLPGGPDTVLRRIFTGGGMVSVLAVLLALIIGGLLIASTDKQVATTSTYLFARPTDFLSAVWNAATRSYIALFQGSVFNPRGNSLAAQFAPFMETLTIATPLITAGLGVALAFRAGLFNIGAQGQIIVAGILAAWIGFALHLPLGLHLLLVLLAGIIGGAFWGGLVGVLKARTGAHEVILTIMFNYIALYFLRFLLNTPAFQRPGETNPISPILDPSAVYPQIFGTQYRLHLGFLLAIAATVLVWWLLNRSTVGFEFRAVGANPKAAQTAGINVSRSTILVMAIAGGLAGMSGVAQVAGTEKVLTDGVAATYGFDAITVALLGRSTPWGTFAAGLLFGAFRAGAVQMQIQTGTPIDIVLVVQALIVLFIAAPPLVRAVFGLNPRRKKPARTAKSRKAATTGGAA; encoded by the coding sequence ATGTCTGACAAGCATCCCCCCAGGCACGCGGCCGGCGAACCCGCCCCCGAAGCCCGCGAAGCAGCCCCCGCGGAGGACCTGACTGCCGCCGTCGTCTCCGTTGATACCGCCGGCGGCGCCATGGAGCCTTCAGCCGTCCCTGCCACTGCCCAGAGCGGGCAGCTGCCGGGCGGCCCGGACACCGTGCTCCGCAGGATCTTCACTGGCGGCGGCATGGTCTCGGTTCTCGCCGTACTGCTTGCCCTCATTATCGGCGGGCTCCTGATTGCCAGCACCGACAAACAGGTGGCCACCACCTCCACCTACCTCTTCGCCCGCCCTACTGACTTCCTCTCAGCAGTGTGGAACGCTGCCACCCGGTCCTACATCGCCTTGTTCCAGGGCTCGGTCTTCAACCCCCGGGGCAACAGCCTTGCCGCACAGTTCGCGCCGTTTATGGAGACGCTCACCATCGCCACACCGCTCATTACGGCCGGCCTCGGCGTCGCGCTGGCCTTCCGTGCGGGACTGTTCAACATCGGCGCCCAGGGGCAGATCATCGTGGCCGGCATCCTGGCCGCCTGGATAGGCTTCGCGCTCCACCTGCCCCTGGGCCTGCACCTGCTGCTGGTCCTGCTGGCCGGCATCATCGGCGGCGCCTTCTGGGGCGGACTCGTGGGCGTCCTCAAGGCACGGACCGGCGCCCACGAGGTCATCCTCACCATCATGTTCAACTACATCGCGCTGTACTTCCTGCGGTTCCTGCTGAACACGCCGGCCTTCCAGCGGCCGGGGGAGACCAACCCCATCTCGCCCATCCTGGACCCCAGCGCCGTCTACCCGCAGATCTTCGGCACCCAGTACCGCCTGCACCTCGGTTTCCTGCTGGCCATCGCAGCCACCGTCCTGGTCTGGTGGCTGCTGAACCGCTCCACCGTGGGCTTCGAGTTCCGGGCCGTCGGCGCCAACCCCAAGGCCGCCCAGACCGCCGGCATCAACGTCTCCCGCTCCACCATCCTCGTGATGGCCATCGCCGGCGGGCTGGCCGGTATGTCCGGCGTGGCCCAGGTGGCGGGCACCGAGAAAGTCCTGACCGACGGCGTGGCGGCCACCTACGGCTTCGACGCCATCACCGTCGCCCTGCTGGGACGTTCGACGCCGTGGGGCACCTTCGCTGCCGGCCTCCTGTTCGGCGCCTTCCGCGCGGGAGCCGTCCAGATGCAGATCCAGACCGGAACCCCCATCGACATCGTCCTGGTGGTCCAGGCCCTGATCGTGCTCTTTATCGCGGCGCCCCCCCTGGTCCGGGCCGTTTTCGGCCTGAACCCGCGGCGCAAGAAGCCGGCCCGCACCGCCAAATCCCGTAAGGCAGCAACTACCGGAGGTGCAGCATGA
- a CDS encoding ABC transporter permease, which translates to MSTTVSSPRPGTPQPNNASADTGPATVSVKPVTWRTPILLTAFGLIALVLFGLMAPNQTASFGISTSEDFFQLPALQVNAFAGGIVLSVLLLGLAGYAVYLKTKGRPAPGWLTVAFIVLFVTAFLIWVVGGARTPNISLAGLVAGSVTLAVPLVFGSLSGVLCERVGVVNIAIEGQLLGGAFTAAIVASMTQNPFIGLAAAAVAGAVVSMVLALFSIKYLVNQIIVGVVLNVLVSGVTGFLFSTVMQANKAQFNSPPGLDIIEIPVLSSIPVIGPILFRQSLVGYLMYIAVLVVWVGLFKTRWGLRVRAVGEHPQAADTLGINVNATRFWNVTLGGAVAGIGGSFFTLVAIDSFTKEISGGRGFIALAALIFGRWNPIGAFFAALLFGFADNLQSIVTIIGTPVPSQFMAMLPYLVTVLAVAGLVGRSRGPAASGIPYVKG; encoded by the coding sequence ATGAGCACAACAGTTTCGTCGCCCCGCCCGGGAACACCGCAGCCGAATAACGCATCGGCGGACACCGGTCCAGCAACAGTCTCCGTCAAACCGGTGACCTGGCGGACCCCGATCCTGCTCACCGCCTTCGGACTGATCGCCCTGGTCCTTTTCGGCCTGATGGCGCCCAACCAGACCGCCAGCTTCGGGATCTCCACCAGCGAGGACTTCTTCCAGCTCCCGGCCCTGCAGGTGAACGCCTTTGCCGGCGGCATCGTCCTCTCCGTCCTGCTCCTGGGACTCGCCGGCTATGCCGTGTACCTCAAGACCAAGGGCAGGCCGGCTCCGGGCTGGCTGACGGTGGCCTTCATCGTCCTGTTCGTGACCGCGTTCCTCATCTGGGTTGTGGGCGGAGCCCGTACCCCGAACATTTCCCTGGCCGGCCTCGTCGCCGGGTCCGTCACCCTCGCCGTCCCGCTGGTCTTCGGTTCTTTGTCCGGCGTCCTGTGTGAGCGGGTGGGCGTGGTGAACATCGCCATTGAGGGCCAGCTCCTGGGCGGCGCCTTCACCGCCGCCATCGTGGCCAGCATGACGCAGAACCCCTTCATCGGGCTGGCGGCCGCCGCAGTGGCGGGAGCCGTGGTGTCCATGGTGCTGGCGCTGTTCAGCATCAAATACCTCGTCAACCAGATCATCGTGGGCGTCGTGCTGAACGTCCTGGTCTCCGGGGTCACGGGCTTCCTCTTCAGCACCGTGATGCAGGCCAACAAGGCCCAGTTCAATTCGCCTCCCGGGCTGGACATCATCGAGATTCCCGTCCTGTCCAGCATCCCGGTCATCGGGCCCATCCTGTTCCGCCAGTCTTTGGTGGGATACCTGATGTACATCGCCGTCCTGGTGGTCTGGGTAGGCCTGTTCAAGACCCGATGGGGCCTGCGGGTGCGGGCCGTGGGTGAGCACCCGCAGGCAGCGGATACGCTCGGCATCAACGTCAACGCCACCCGGTTCTGGAACGTCACCCTGGGCGGGGCCGTGGCCGGCATCGGCGGGTCCTTCTTCACCCTGGTGGCGATCGACAGCTTCACCAAGGAAATCTCCGGCGGACGCGGCTTCATTGCGCTGGCCGCCCTGATCTTCGGCCGCTGGAACCCGATCGGCGCCTTCTTCGCCGCGCTATTGTTCGGGTTCGCGGACAACCTGCAGAGCATCGTGACCATCATCGGCACCCCGGTACCCAGCCAGTTCATGGCCATGCTGCCGTACCTGGTGACGGTCCTGGCCGTGGCCGGGCTGGTAGGCAGGTCCCGGGGCCCGGCTGCCAGCGGCATTCCCTATGTCAAGGGCTGA
- a CDS encoding cytidine deaminase gives MADAKDLDWAALEAAAVAAMQHAYVPYSKFPVGAAALTEDGRIVSGCNVENASYGLTLCAECALVGNLHMTGGGLLRAFYCVDGNGGVLMPCGRCRQLLYEFRAPGMELMTTQGIKTMDQVLPDAFGPEHLEETR, from the coding sequence GTGGCCGATGCAAAGGACCTGGACTGGGCCGCGCTGGAGGCTGCGGCCGTCGCAGCGATGCAGCACGCCTACGTTCCGTACTCGAAGTTCCCGGTGGGGGCGGCAGCACTCACCGAGGACGGGCGGATCGTCAGCGGCTGCAACGTGGAAAACGCCAGTTACGGGTTGACCCTGTGCGCCGAATGCGCACTGGTGGGCAACCTGCACATGACCGGCGGCGGACTGCTCCGGGCGTTCTACTGTGTGGACGGCAACGGCGGGGTCCTGATGCCCTGCGGACGCTGCCGCCAGCTGCTCTACGAATTCCGGGCGCCGGGCATGGAACTCATGACCACCCAAGGCATCAAGACCATGGACCAGGTGCTGCCCGACGCCTTCGGTCCCGAACACCTGGAGGAAACCCGGTGA